In the genome of Thermodesulfobacteriota bacterium, one region contains:
- a CDS encoding N-6 DNA methylase, whose protein sequence is MTIHDLLNKYHSNRDNYLKANYNETQLRSDFLDPLFELLGWDIKNKAGKPTNEREVLLEETLKANASENSKKPDYTFRLFSERKFFLEAKKPSVPIETNVDNAKQVRRYGFTAKLKVSVLSNFEYLLIYDCSIKVEKDDSHNKALIKKYHYTEYSDKFEELKTLLGRESVYAGQFDEGWKNIEEKLSLFSIDHLFLNQINEWRKQLGTEIYKHEPKISEQLLNDYVQSYINRIIFLRVCEDRDLETYQSLLQFADKQDFKALLKKFDQADKKYNSGLFDQFLSEKIIGNISSVFWSIIRQLYYPESPYSFAVFSSDVLGSIYEIFLSEKLTIQNRKIELVRKPENVDRDIITTPNYIIKSILNQTVMPFCEGKTDTEILAYKMADIACGSGAFLLELFQLLSDTLVDYYLVHDNSKLIQTNINTYKLPFRLKSELLLNCIFGTDKDYNAVEAAKFGLLLKLLEEEDKNSVNTKYPLLPDLSSNIHFGNTLIAPQDVKDKKATSEINPFDFGNEKYDIIVGNPPYMKSEDMKQITPLELPIYKKKYISAHKQFDKYFIFIERAIELLKDKGWFGYIVPSKFAKVGAGLKLREFLQEKGYVHTIISFGANQVFNSKTTYTCLLILRKEKLSTFQYTEIRNLLKWKVSGKDDIEYQTIKTDSLNKEVWVLVPPELKPAFDKINTQSVLLEDIVGREGIFNGIQTSANSIYIFQPTKEDKTYYYFEKKGVEWKIEKAITKQYFQTSSGEDNLNTYRPFKPNAMVIYPYEQTKSGIDLISLKNIKNNFPATYKYLQHHKSILNNPKRDIKPEPQTKNEWHRYGRHQSLDKCGLPEKIIVGVLSVGDKYAIDFHCTLISSGGTAGYCVVALPRDSPYSIYYIQALLNSKYLEWYSALLGEVFRGGYIARGTKVLKRLPIRRIDFGNKTDKAFHDKIVKIQKDLILKQEEIDQNQKDKRMLTKLQRQFNALKVKLNELLKNLYDLEKDDSLIPLIKEIYEAN, encoded by the coding sequence ATGACCATTCACGACCTTTTAAATAAATATCATTCCAACAGAGATAATTATCTCAAAGCGAACTATAACGAGACGCAATTGAGATCAGATTTCTTGGACCCACTGTTTGAGCTTTTGGGTTGGGATATCAAGAACAAAGCAGGCAAACCGACCAATGAACGGGAAGTTTTGCTTGAAGAAACATTGAAAGCAAATGCTTCTGAAAACTCCAAAAAACCAGATTATACTTTCAGGCTTTTCTCCGAACGAAAATTTTTCCTTGAAGCAAAGAAACCGAGCGTTCCCATTGAAACCAATGTTGATAATGCCAAGCAAGTAAGGCGATACGGATTTACCGCCAAACTGAAAGTATCAGTGCTTTCCAATTTTGAATACTTACTGATTTATGACTGCTCCATTAAAGTTGAGAAAGACGATAGCCACAACAAAGCTTTAATTAAAAAATATCATTACACTGAATATTCGGACAAGTTTGAAGAACTGAAAACCTTGCTTGGCAGAGAATCCGTTTATGCCGGACAATTTGATGAAGGATGGAAAAACATTGAAGAGAAACTCAGCCTTTTCAGCATTGACCACCTTTTCCTGAATCAAATCAATGAATGGAGAAAACAGCTTGGTACAGAAATATACAAGCACGAACCCAAGATTTCAGAGCAGTTGCTCAACGATTATGTTCAGAGTTACATTAACCGGATTATTTTTCTGCGTGTTTGTGAGGACAGAGATTTAGAAACTTATCAGTCCTTGCTTCAATTTGCGGATAAACAAGACTTCAAAGCCCTGTTAAAGAAATTTGATCAGGCAGACAAAAAATACAATTCTGGCTTATTTGACCAGTTTCTTTCCGAGAAAATCATTGGAAATATCAGTTCTGTATTCTGGTCAATCATCAGGCAACTCTATTATCCTGAAAGCCCTTACTCTTTTGCGGTATTTTCATCTGACGTATTGGGCAGTATCTACGAAATTTTCCTTTCGGAGAAACTTACAATACAAAATAGAAAGATTGAACTCGTCCGTAAACCTGAGAATGTTGATCGGGACATAATCACCACACCCAACTATATAATCAAATCTATTCTGAATCAAACGGTCATGCCATTTTGTGAAGGCAAGACGGATACAGAGATTCTTGCTTATAAAATGGCAGATATTGCTTGTGGTTCTGGTGCTTTCCTTCTGGAATTGTTCCAACTATTAAGCGACACTTTGGTCGATTACTATCTGGTGCATGACAACTCCAAACTTATTCAGACCAATATAAATACCTACAAACTACCATTTAGACTAAAAAGTGAGCTTTTGCTGAATTGTATTTTTGGAACAGACAAAGATTATAATGCCGTAGAAGCTGCGAAATTCGGACTGTTGCTAAAACTCCTTGAAGAAGAGGACAAGAACTCGGTTAATACAAAATATCCCCTTCTACCTGATTTGAGCAGCAATATCCATTTTGGAAACACACTGATTGCCCCTCAAGATGTTAAAGATAAAAAAGCCACATCCGAGATAAATCCATTTGATTTTGGCAATGAAAAATATGACATAATAGTTGGCAACCCTCCATACATGAAATCGGAAGACATGAAGCAGATAACACCACTTGAACTTCCGATATACAAGAAGAAATATATTTCTGCTCATAAGCAATTTGATAAGTATTTTATCTTTATCGAAAGGGCAATTGAATTGCTAAAAGACAAAGGATGGTTTGGTTACATTGTCCCAAGCAAATTTGCCAAAGTCGGTGCAGGTCTAAAGTTGAGAGAGTTTTTACAGGAGAAAGGCTATGTACACACCATTATTTCCTTTGGAGCCAATCAGGTATTCAACAGCAAAACGACGTACACTTGTTTGTTAATTCTCAGAAAGGAAAAACTTTCAACATTCCAATATACTGAAATAAGGAACCTATTGAAATGGAAAGTTAGCGGAAAAGATGATATAGAATACCAGACGATAAAAACCGATAGTCTGAATAAAGAAGTATGGGTACTTGTGCCACCGGAACTCAAACCTGCATTTGATAAAATCAATACCCAAAGTGTTTTATTGGAAGATATTGTAGGCCGTGAAGGAATATTTAATGGTATTCAGACAAGTGCCAATTCGATTTACATTTTCCAACCTACAAAAGAAGATAAAACCTATTACTACTTCGAGAAAAAAGGTGTGGAATGGAAAATTGAAAAAGCCATAACCAAACAGTATTTCCAAACTTCATCAGGAGAGGACAACTTAAACACATATCGTCCTTTTAAACCAAATGCAATGGTGATTTATCCGTACGAGCAAACCAAGTCAGGTATTGACCTGATTTCACTAAAGAACATTAAAAATAATTTCCCTGCTACCTACAAATACCTGCAACACCACAAGAGTATTCTTAATAACCCGAAAAGGGATATAAAACCTGAGCCTCAAACCAAAAATGAATGGCACAGGTATGGCAGACATCAAAGTTTGGATAAATGTGGATTACCGGAAAAAATCATTGTTGGGGTACTTTCTGTTGGTGATAAATATGCCATTGACTTCCACTGTACATTGATTTCATCAGGAGGAACAGCCGGATATTGTGTCGTTGCTTTACCACGGGATTCCCCTTATTCCATCTATTACATTCAGGCATTGCTTAATTCCAAGTATCTCGAATGGTATTCTGCCCTGTTAGGAGAAGTTTTCAGGGGCGGT